One window of Quercus robur chromosome 12, dhQueRobu3.1, whole genome shotgun sequence genomic DNA carries:
- the LOC126710524 gene encoding AT-hook motif nuclear-localized protein 5-like, translated as MDGREAMALSSGSASYYMHRGGVSGSGAQSGMIHVPPGFRPLHNQGIPAQSNVRVSSVGPTFSVEPPHPNFTHGINMGVSPGVPSGEPIKKKRGRPRKYGPDGPVSLQLSPMSAAPNATPGSNSSSQKRARGRPPGTGRKQKLADLGEWMNNSAGMAFSPHVITIGVGEDIVAKILSFSQQRPRALCILSGTGTVSSVTLRQPASTGVSVTYEGRFQILCLSGSYLVAEDGGPRNRTGGVSASLSSADGHVIGGGIAMLIASSPVQVVVCSFVYGGSKTKPKQLALAGAIGNEGSEAQRSDKLATPTSAPSSQNYNPSGINVWHGSRQAELRNNPHTGIDLTRG; from the exons ATGGATGGGAGGGAAGCCATGGCATTGTCTAGTGGGTCAGCTTCATATTACATGCATAGAGGTGGAGTTAGTGGGTCTGGAGCACAGTCTGGGATGATACATGTACCACCTGGGTTCAGACCCTTGCACAATCAGGGTATTCCAGCTCAGTCCAATGTCAGGGTCAGCTCGGTTGGACCAACATTTTCAGTAGAGCCACCACATCCCAATTTCACTCATGGTATTAACATGGGAGTGTCTCCTGGTGTTCCATCTGGTGAGCctataaagaagaagagaggaagGCCCAGGAAATATGGTCCTGATGGCCCAGTTTCTCTTCAGTTGTCTCCTATGTCTGCTGCTCCTAATGCTACACCCGGATCAAACTCATCATCCCAAAAGCGGGCCAGAGGGCGGCCACCTGGGACTGGCAGGAAGCAGAAATTAGCTGATCTTG GTGAATGGATGAACAATTCAGCTGGAATGGCTTTTTCACCACATGTTATCACCATTGGAGTAGGGGAG GACATTGTTGCAAAAATACTGTCATTTTCACAACAGAGACCAAGGGCTCTGTGCATCTTGTCAGGCACTGGTACAGTTTCTTCAGTAACACTACGGCAACCTGCATCTACGGGTGTCAGTGTCACATATGAG GGCCGTTTCCAGATATTATGCTTGTCTGGTTCCTACTTGGTTGCTGAAGATGGTGGCCCACGTAATCGTACCGGTGGCGTAAGTGCTTCCCTTTCAAGTGCTGATGGTCATGTTATTGGTGGTGGTATTGCAATGCTTATTGCATCTAGCCCAGTTCAG GTGGTAGTGTGCAGTTTTGTATATGGCGGTTCTAAAACCAAGCCCAaacaattggccttggctggtGCCATAGGTAACGAGGGTTCTGAGGCTCAGCGTAGTGATAAGTTAGCTACACCAACTAGTGCACCGTCTTCTCAAAATTACAATCCCTCAGGGATAAACGTTTGGCATGGTTCACGGCAAGCTGAATTGAGAAACAACCCCCACACCGGTATTGACTTGACGCGTGGATGA
- the LOC126710527 gene encoding probable pectate lyase 9, protein MLSTSNVSLAKKTKITGLKMNVIDHCWRWNPNWRRNRQQLATCSVGYAGKMTNNIGRGLTQYVVTEPSDNPINPKPGTLRYGTTMIKGKKWITFQRSMRIRLEKPLLISSFTTIDGRGVNIHIAGNACLMIYKQSNIIIHGLRIHHCRSQPPSTVMGPDSKIISLGQVDGDAIRLVTASKVWLDHNTLYESEDGLLDVTRGSTDITISNNWFKNQDKVILLGHDDGFLRDKNMKVTVMYNHFGPNCNQRMPRIRFGYAHVVNNLYQGWMQYAIGGSMNPSVKSQANLFIAPKSRNKEVTWRNGERGSWKFYSVNDVFENGARFIETGAGGVKPNYSHEQVFPAVDARTVRSLTKSAGALRCIPRSRC, encoded by the exons ATGCTCTCCACTTCTAATGTTAGTCTTGCTAAGAAAACAAAGATCACTGGCTTGAAAATGAATGTGATTGATCATTGCTGGAGATGGAACCCTAATTGGCGAAGGAACAGACAACAACTTGCCACATGCTCAGTAGGTTATGCTGGGAAGATGACCAACAACATTGGAAGAGGCCTCACACAATATGTAGTCACTGAACCTAGTGACAACCCAATTAACCCAAAACCAGGGACCTTAAGATATGGAACAACCATGATCAAAGGGAAAAAATGGATCACATTCCAAAGAAGCATGCGCATTAGACTTGAGAAACCACTTCTCATTAGTAGTTTCACAACCATTGATGGTCGGGGTGTTAATATTCACATTGCCGGTAATGCATGCTTGATGATCTATAAG CAAAGCAACATAATCATTCATGGTCTTCGCATCCACCATTGCCGATCCCAACCACCTAGCACAGTAATGGGTCCAGACTCAAAGATAATTTCACTAGGTCAAGTTGATGGAGATGCAATTAGATTGGTTACTGCATCAAAGGTTTGGCTAGACCACAATACACTTTATGAGAGTGAGGATGGTCTTCTTGATGTAACTCGAGGTTCTACAGATATCACCATCTCCAATAACTGGTTCAAAAACCAGGACAAGGTCATCCTTCTTGGACACGATGATGGGTTCTTGCGTGACAAGAACATGAAGGTCACAGTCATGTACAATCATTTTGGACCTAATTGCAATCAAAGGATGCCAAG GATTCGATTTGGATATGCACATGTGGTGAACAACCTTTACCAGGGATGGATGCAATATGCTATAGGGGGAAGCATGAATCCTAGTGTCAAGAGTCAAGCCAACCTCTTTATTGCACCAAAATCACGGAACAAGGAG GTGACATGGAGAAATGGTGAAAGAGGGTCATGGAAATTTTACTCAGTAAATGATGTATTTGAAAATGGAGCTAGATTCATTGAAACAGGTGCTGGTGGGGTAAAACCAAACTATAGCCATGAACAAGTTTTCCCAGCTGTAGATGCAAGAACAGTGAGGTCTTTGACAAAATCAGCTGGTGCTTTACGATGCATACCACGATCTAGATGCTGA